From the Lathyrus oleraceus cultivar Zhongwan6 chromosome 4, CAAS_Psat_ZW6_1.0, whole genome shotgun sequence genome, one window contains:
- the LOC127138011 gene encoding zinc finger BED domain-containing protein RICESLEEPER 2-like encodes MQPQFTIPFRRTVSRDCFQVHLDEKQKLKAFFKSDCNKVALTTDCWTSIQNLNYLTLTAHFVDNEWKYQKRIISFAVIPNHKGETVGRKIEEVLKDRRIRNVSTITVDNATSNDIDVTYLKRKIANMNGLIGDGECFHMRCSAHILNLVVNKGLKDKHLSVTSVRDAVRFVKSSPHRAAKFKECIEFAGITCKKLVCLDVSTRWNATYLMLEVAEKFQLAFEKLEDEESSYREFFGKVSAIYCELKQATLNLNDFFASVGGDMMEKYNRYWGSIDKMNKMIYFGIILDPRYKLSYIEWTFKNMYGVGSMFGSDLPLGSGGNNVFIDETIAYIARSSFMARADAFEKHLEEQDSIDQQNELEVYNSSKCVKRDPNFDILVRWKRNSVEYPILSIMAKDILATPVSIVAFESAFSTGGRVIETYRSSLTAEMAEALICTQNWLRHSFTYFKYMNLMEDFELSEDIVTEFQQISSAARGVSGVSSSQSQPQPSGLWFENSCEVGVFSKLTNAYWLVAIGACEIFYSTFEAELSNVIHMIKTFVGGTRIGGRLCIGKEMFLSYLNSETQRGFYCPIPSQAKMKKDPGKG; translated from the exons ATGCAACCCCAATTTACCATCCCATTTAGGCGTACGGTATCTAGGGACTGTTTTCAGGTACACTTGGATGAAAAACAAAAGTTAAAGGCTTTTTTTAAGTCTGACTGCAATAAGGTAGCACTTACTACTGATTGTTGGACTTCTATACAAAATCTAAACTACTTGACCCTTACGGCACACTTTGTGGATAACGAATGGAAGTATCAAAAAAGAATTATAAGCTTTGCCGTAATTCCAAACCACAAGGGTGAAACTGTAGGTAGGAAGATTGAAGAAGTGTTAAAGGATCGGAGAATTAGGAATGTGTCAACCATAACTGTTGATAATGCCACTTCAAATGATATTGATGTGACATATCTAAAGAGAAAAATAGCAAATATGAATGGGTTAATAGGGGATGGAGAGTGTTTTCATATGAGGTGTTCAGCTCATATTTTGAACTTGGTGGTAAATAAGGGTTTGAAAGATAAACATTTATCTGTAACTAGTGTTAGGGATGCTGTTAGATTTGTTAAGTCTTCACCTCATAGGGCGGCCAAGTTTAAAGAATGCATTGAATTTGCTGGAATAACTTGCAAAAAATTAGTATGTCTTGATGTTTCAACTCGTTGGAACGCGACATATTTAATGCTAGAGGTTGCGGAGAAGTTTCAACTCGCTTTTGAAAAGCTTGAGGATGAAGAGTCGAGCTATAGGGAGTTCTTTGGAAAAG TGTCTGCCATTTATTGTGAGTTGAAGCAAGCTACTTTGAACTTAAATGATTTTTTTGCAAGTGTGGGTGGAGATATGATGGAAAAGTATAATAGATATTGGGGGAGTATTGATAAGATGAACAAGATGATATATTTTGGTATTATTCTTGATCCAAGATACAAGTTAAGTTACATTGAGTGGACGTTTAAGAACATGTATGGAGTTGGATCAATGTTTGGTAGTGACTTG CCTCTTGGTAGTGGTGGAAACAATGTCTTCATTGATGAAACAATTGCATATATTGCCCGTTCATCATTTATGGCTAGAGCCGATGCTTTTGAGAAACATTTAGAGGAACAAGACTCCATTGATCAACAAAATGAGCTTGAGGTGTATAATTCTAGTAAGTGTGTCAAAAGGGATCCTAACTTTGACATTCTTGTGAGGTGGAAACGCAATTCAGTTGAATATCCTATTTTATCTATAATGGCTAAAGATATTTTAGCCACACCAGTGTCTATTGTTGCTTTTGAAAGTGCTTTTAGCACAGGAGGGAGAGTCATAGAAACATATAGGAGTTCTCTAACTGCTGAAATGGCTGAGGCTTTAATTTGCACTCAGAATTGGTTAAGGCATTCTTTTACCTATTTCAAATATATGAATCTCATGGAAGATTTTGAGCTTTCAGAAGATATTGTAACAG AGTTTCAACAAATATCTTCAGCAGCAAGAGGAGTATCGGGTGTCTCATCATCACAGTCTCAACCACAACCTTCAG GACTCTGGTTTGAAAATTCTTGTGAAGTTGGTGTCTTTTCAAAACTTACCAATGCCTATTGGTTGGTTGCCATTGGAGCCTGTGAAATTTTCTACAG TACATTTGAGGCTGAGTTATCAAATGTTATCCATATGATCAAAACTTTTGTTGGTGGAACTCGTATCGGTGGTCGTCTTTGTATTGGTAAAGAAATGTTCCTTAGTTACTTGAATAGT GAAACACAAAGGGGCTTCTATTGTCCCATACCATCACAGGCCAAGATGAAAAAAGACCCTGGAAAAG GATGA